Proteins found in one Natronococcus occultus SP4 genomic segment:
- the lrp gene encoding HTH-type transcriptional regulator Lrp: MTYEYLNEELVNELLGDGRASLRSLAEELDVSVTTVSNRLSDLEEDGVIRGYTPVVDYGAVGYDVTAVMQLKVEGDALAEITETLREHPQMVSVYEVTGDYDVIAIGKFKDTDDMNDQIKALITDPDINQSNTSIALNAVAENEQFELETEADD; the protein is encoded by the coding sequence ATGACCTACGAATACCTGAACGAGGAACTGGTGAACGAACTGCTCGGGGACGGCCGCGCGAGTCTCCGGAGTCTGGCCGAAGAGCTCGACGTCTCCGTGACGACCGTCTCTAACCGCCTCTCCGATCTCGAGGAGGACGGCGTCATCCGGGGGTATACGCCGGTCGTCGACTACGGCGCCGTCGGCTACGACGTCACCGCGGTAATGCAGCTCAAAGTCGAGGGCGACGCCCTCGCCGAAATCACCGAGACCCTACGAGAACACCCGCAGATGGTCTCCGTCTACGAGGTCACCGGCGACTACGACGTGATCGCGATCGGGAAGTTCAAAGACACCGACGACATGAACGATCAGATCAAGGCGCTGATCACCGACCCGGACATCAACCAGTCGAACACCAGCATCGCGCTCAACGCCGTCGCCGAGAACGAACAGTTCGAGCTCGAGACCGAAGCCGACGACTAA
- a CDS encoding DUF2249 domain-containing protein, producing the protein MSHHDAERVLDVREIDGPPFADISSALTDLEDDERLRLIAPFEPRPLYDVLEERGFEYDCEQTADGLFRILIADSLE; encoded by the coding sequence ATGTCCCACCACGACGCAGAACGGGTTCTCGACGTCCGCGAGATCGACGGCCCGCCGTTCGCGGACATTTCGAGTGCGCTGACCGACCTCGAGGACGACGAACGGCTCCGGCTGATCGCACCGTTCGAACCGCGCCCGCTCTACGACGTCCTCGAGGAGCGAGGATTCGAGTACGACTGTGAGCAGACGGCCGACGGACTGTTCCGGATACTGATCGCCGACTCCCTCGAGTAG
- a CDS encoding putative zinc-binding protein, whose product MDGCPLECTRQCLARHDVEPDRHYVLAEESSKGVPRRRRGR is encoded by the coding sequence ATCGACGGCTGTCCGCTCGAGTGTACCCGACAGTGTCTCGCCCGACACGACGTGGAACCGGATCGGCACTACGTCCTCGCCGAAGAGAGTTCCAAAGGAGTACCACGCCGACGACGAGGGCGCTGA
- a CDS encoding Zn-ribbon domain-containing OB-fold protein: MNTVLECPDCGRRTFYEKRRCLDCGADDLRSREAGVGTLRAVTAVHVTPDGVSEPNRLGLASFDGDASIIAQLEDGLEPGDRVTLEPSVSWEDVESPRLVQANQSRS, translated from the coding sequence ATGAATACCGTTCTCGAATGTCCGGACTGCGGGCGACGAACCTTCTACGAGAAGCGCCGCTGTCTCGACTGTGGCGCCGACGACCTTCGAAGCCGCGAAGCGGGCGTCGGTACGCTCCGAGCGGTGACCGCAGTACACGTCACACCCGACGGCGTGAGCGAGCCGAATCGCCTCGGCCTCGCGTCGTTCGACGGCGACGCGAGTATCATCGCACAGCTCGAGGACGGACTGGAGCCCGGCGACCGGGTCACGCTCGAACCGTCGGTCTCCTGGGAGGACGTCGAGTCGCCGCGGCTCGTCCAAGCCAACCAAAGCCGCAGCTGA
- a CDS encoding DUF2249 domain-containing protein — protein MPRLDVREIPPVNRHPTIHDAFAELDPGEELTIVNDHEPKPLFYEFQAEVEAFDADGYSVERVADEKFVATFPKRAD, from the coding sequence ATGCCACGACTCGACGTCCGCGAGATCCCGCCCGTGAACAGACATCCGACCATCCACGACGCCTTCGCGGAGCTCGACCCCGGCGAGGAGCTGACGATCGTCAACGACCACGAGCCAAAGCCACTGTTCTACGAGTTCCAGGCCGAGGTCGAGGCGTTCGACGCCGACGGCTACAGCGTCGAGCGGGTCGCCGACGAGAAGTTCGTCGCGACGTTCCCGAAGCGCGCAGACTGA
- a CDS encoding thiolase family protein produces MTTFTGTDDRSLAELLEIAAERALADADLEASTVDSVHVGNMAAEAFNETSGLANALTASLGLSQASARRIENTSATGASAVLDAVDAVRAGRSTVALAVGGEKMSAAETTVATEIISRITHAQEYDQGITLPSFAGLAAAQYLDAHGATRRDLAQVAVKNHANARRNRYAQFDSDVTVTDVLESPKVATPLRLYDCCPTSDGAAAVIVTAANAEVTVEACESAIGVHAVADRRDPLRIESVAAAGRAAYEAADTGPDAIDVACIHDAFTILEWLEMEELGFAERGEAWRLTRNGRTEIEGDGNLAVNPGGGLKARGHPLGATGISQLVELVWQLRGDVPADRAVGSPRYGLAINVAGFGNNSVCTIVEATG; encoded by the coding sequence ATGACGACGTTTACCGGAACCGACGACCGCTCGCTCGCCGAACTGCTGGAGATCGCCGCGGAGCGAGCACTCGCCGACGCCGACCTCGAGGCGTCCACGGTCGACTCGGTTCACGTTGGAAACATGGCCGCTGAAGCGTTCAACGAGACGTCGGGACTGGCGAACGCGCTAACCGCGAGCCTCGGTCTCAGCCAAGCATCGGCACGACGAATCGAAAACACGAGCGCGACGGGGGCGAGTGCAGTCCTCGACGCCGTCGACGCCGTCCGTGCCGGCCGCTCGACGGTCGCACTCGCGGTTGGTGGCGAGAAGATGTCCGCGGCCGAGACGACGGTGGCAACGGAGATTATCAGTCGAATTACCCACGCTCAGGAGTACGATCAGGGGATCACGCTTCCGTCGTTCGCGGGGCTCGCGGCCGCACAGTACCTCGATGCCCACGGGGCAACGCGGCGTGATCTCGCCCAGGTCGCAGTAAAGAACCACGCGAACGCCCGGCGGAACCGGTACGCACAGTTCGATTCCGACGTGACCGTCACGGACGTACTGGAGTCTCCGAAGGTCGCGACGCCGCTTCGACTGTACGACTGCTGTCCCACGTCCGACGGTGCCGCTGCCGTCATCGTTACGGCCGCAAACGCCGAGGTGACCGTCGAAGCCTGCGAGAGCGCCATTGGCGTCCACGCCGTTGCGGACCGGCGAGATCCGCTCCGGATCGAGAGCGTCGCTGCCGCCGGACGCGCGGCCTACGAGGCCGCGGATACGGGTCCCGATGCGATCGACGTCGCCTGCATTCACGACGCGTTCACGATCCTCGAGTGGCTCGAGATGGAGGAGCTCGGGTTCGCCGAGCGGGGCGAGGCCTGGCGGCTGACACGGAACGGGCGAACGGAGATCGAGGGCGACGGCAATCTCGCGGTCAACCCCGGCGGCGGCCTGAAGGCTCGCGGCCATCCTCTCGGTGCGACCGGGATCTCGCAGCTCGTCGAACTCGTCTGGCAGCTTCGAGGGGACGTTCCTGCCGATCGCGCGGTCGGTTCGCCACGGTACGGGCTCGCGATCAACGTCGCCGGCTTCGGGAACAACAGCGTCTGTACGATCGTGGAGGCGACCGGATGA
- a CDS encoding carboxypeptidase-like regulatory domain-containing protein, giving the protein MELDRREFTATSVSLAAILAGCSALGDDEGSADESGSDEDADDDTTTEVDPGEESDVHEDESMPGEVLLSEDAEFHLEVVQETFSWMGDPPAETCHAHVMLANDSGAELTLDLTARVYDADGTELSSTTSAGVDGPAPGEDDAVYSLELNNCEATAEYELEVVDFEADGEFETEETDDDSANESTEANESEANETDADAGNETDAGNETDTGNESDTGNETDTGNETDTGNETDEDASESLRVAVQDEDGEPIDHATVEAEDAGLFGWGETQTVDDRGRVEFDLEDGNHTLTTEADGYDATTETVAVDGPTEQTIVLEAEDDGMNELTVVVRDGDGEPIDHATVVVEGTNGSELREVDGQGRAAFELPDGEYTLTVAADDYPTLEERLEVEADLEYTATLRADE; this is encoded by the coding sequence ATGGAGCTAGATCGCCGGGAGTTCACGGCCACGAGTGTCTCGCTTGCCGCGATTCTCGCTGGCTGTAGCGCGCTCGGGGACGATGAAGGGTCGGCGGACGAAAGCGGGTCCGACGAGGACGCGGACGACGATACTACAACCGAGGTCGATCCCGGGGAGGAGTCGGATGTCCACGAGGACGAATCGATGCCGGGAGAGGTTCTGCTGTCGGAGGACGCCGAGTTCCACCTCGAGGTGGTTCAGGAGACGTTCTCCTGGATGGGTGACCCGCCGGCCGAGACGTGCCACGCTCACGTCATGCTTGCCAACGACAGCGGGGCGGAGCTGACGCTCGATCTGACGGCCCGCGTGTACGACGCGGACGGGACCGAGCTCTCCTCGACCACGAGTGCGGGCGTCGACGGTCCCGCGCCCGGCGAGGACGACGCGGTGTACTCGCTCGAACTCAACAACTGCGAGGCGACCGCCGAGTACGAACTCGAGGTCGTCGACTTCGAGGCCGACGGGGAGTTCGAGACCGAAGAGACGGACGACGACTCGGCGAATGAGTCGACCGAGGCCAACGAGTCCGAAGCGAACGAGACGGACGCTGACGCCGGCAACGAAACTGACGCTGGCAACGAGACCGACACCGGCAACGAGTCTGACACTGGTAACGAGACCGACACCGGCAACGAGACGGACACCGGTAACGAGACCGACGAGGACGCATCCGAGTCGCTTCGGGTGGCGGTTCAGGACGAGGACGGCGAGCCGATCGATCACGCCACCGTCGAAGCCGAGGACGCCGGGCTGTTCGGCTGGGGCGAGACGCAGACGGTCGACGACCGAGGACGGGTCGAGTTCGATCTCGAGGACGGGAACCACACGCTGACTACCGAGGCCGACGGCTACGACGCGACGACCGAGACGGTCGCCGTCGACGGTCCCACGGAGCAGACGATAGTGCTCGAGGCGGAGGACGACGGGATGAACGAACTGACGGTGGTCGTCCGGGACGGGGACGGCGAGCCGATCGATCACGCTACCGTCGTCGTCGAGGGCACCAACGGAAGCGAGCTCCGGGAGGTCGACGGTCAGGGACGTGCGGCGTTCGAACTCCCGGACGGCGAGTACACCCTCACCGTGGCGGCGGACGACTACCCGACACTCGAGGAGCGTCTCGAGGTCGAGGCCGATCTGGAGTATACGGCTACGCTTCGTGCGGACGAGTAA
- a CDS encoding heme-copper oxidase family protein, whose protein sequence is MNVPDGVRTDRGPPMTIPFQHFVVALGFLVAGSVGGVLLALASLPGLGSPAYAHLLLVGWICLTIMGAMTQFVPVWSGVEIHSRRLATVQLWLVAGGLVGFVASLLALALELLPIFAAVMLAGIWLFVYNVGRTLLRARPFDFTERHFAVALGSFAALAPLGFVLAVDFTVPVLDSASLARGDVLATHVTLAVFGAVTATVIGAIAQLSAMFTQTESDPLYRGLETVEQATFPLGLVLLALGRGADSATIATVGGVGVLVGLLAIALLLVRRLAASSTDASPMTDRYWIVAAALFAWIGLATPAWLLDSTGPETLLGYPEATAVLVIGVFGFVVVGTLYHVIPFIIWIERYSDRLGLEDVPMIDDLYSRRLERADLAATGLGAAGMMVGEVLGLGSAVVAGSTALLGLGFCLFVANMVLTVHRHGPRGLGHVLRPRLEPTAAEGADAPEPGHDRR, encoded by the coding sequence ATGAACGTTCCCGACGGCGTACGGACCGATCGCGGACCGCCGATGACGATCCCGTTCCAGCATTTCGTCGTCGCGCTCGGGTTTCTGGTCGCCGGCTCCGTCGGCGGCGTCCTGCTGGCGCTGGCGTCGCTGCCCGGGCTGGGGTCGCCGGCGTACGCCCACCTCCTGCTCGTGGGCTGGATCTGCCTGACGATCATGGGCGCGATGACCCAGTTCGTCCCCGTCTGGTCGGGCGTCGAGATCCACTCCCGACGGCTCGCGACGGTACAGCTGTGGCTCGTCGCGGGCGGGCTCGTCGGGTTCGTCGCCTCACTGCTCGCCCTCGCGCTGGAACTCCTGCCGATCTTCGCCGCGGTCATGCTCGCGGGGATCTGGCTGTTCGTCTACAACGTCGGGCGAACGCTGCTGCGGGCGCGACCGTTCGACTTCACCGAACGCCACTTCGCCGTCGCGCTCGGGTCGTTCGCCGCGCTCGCGCCGCTGGGGTTCGTCCTCGCCGTCGATTTCACCGTACCCGTCCTCGATTCGGCGTCGCTCGCCCGGGGCGACGTGCTCGCGACGCACGTCACCCTCGCGGTGTTCGGGGCGGTGACCGCGACCGTGATCGGCGCGATCGCACAGCTCAGCGCGATGTTCACCCAGACCGAGTCTGACCCCCTCTATCGGGGCCTCGAGACCGTCGAACAGGCGACGTTCCCGCTCGGGCTGGTCCTGCTGGCGCTTGGCCGCGGCGCCGACTCGGCGACGATCGCGACGGTCGGCGGCGTCGGCGTCCTCGTCGGCCTGCTCGCGATCGCGCTGCTCCTCGTTCGCCGGCTGGCGGCCTCGTCGACCGACGCCAGTCCGATGACCGACCGCTACTGGATCGTCGCCGCCGCGCTGTTCGCCTGGATCGGGCTCGCGACGCCCGCGTGGCTGCTCGACTCGACCGGCCCCGAGACCCTGCTCGGCTACCCCGAGGCGACCGCCGTCCTCGTGATCGGCGTCTTCGGTTTCGTCGTCGTCGGTACCCTCTACCACGTGATCCCGTTTATCATCTGGATCGAACGCTACAGCGACCGCCTCGGCCTCGAGGACGTCCCCATGATCGACGACCTCTACAGTCGCCGGCTCGAACGGGCCGACCTCGCGGCGACCGGGCTCGGCGCCGCGGGAATGATGGTCGGCGAGGTCCTCGGACTCGGGAGTGCGGTCGTCGCCGGATCGACCGCGCTTCTGGGTCTCGGCTTCTGTCTGTTCGTAGCCAACATGGTCCTGACCGTCCACCGCCACGGACCGCGCGGGCTTGGGCACGTCCTCCGTCCTCGTCTCGAACCGACGGCCGCGGAGGGAGCGGACGCACCCGAACCCGGCCACGACCGGAGATGA
- a CDS encoding DUF2249 domain-containing protein: MASHRSVVDRTDAPTDRQRTVLDVRSLGPPEPLQRTLETLAELPDEDVLVQRNDRAPQFLYPKLEDRGYVYETVETDDEVVTVVWRA, encoded by the coding sequence ATGGCGAGCCACCGATCCGTCGTCGACCGAACCGACGCCCCGACCGACCGCCAGCGCACGGTACTCGACGTTCGCTCGCTGGGCCCCCCAGAACCGCTCCAGCGAACGCTTGAAACGTTGGCCGAGCTTCCCGACGAGGACGTCCTCGTCCAGCGAAACGACCGCGCACCCCAGTTTCTGTACCCGAAACTCGAAGATCGGGGGTACGTCTACGAGACGGTCGAAACGGACGACGAAGTCGTTACGGTCGTCTGGCGTGCGTGA
- a CDS encoding IclR family transcriptional regulator, which produces MAKKPKTGARTTETSLAIIDAIRELRGGTIDEISEYLGLSSSTVHRHLVTLREHNYVVQSDGSYRIGLQFLTVGGHAQRTTTAYPMIKEKVDVLAAETGERAQFLVEEDGERVYLYTEVGQSAVQTGAHIGRRGPLHTSAAGKSILANMPAERVDEIVATHGLQGVSENTITTRAELEEECERIRERGYAFNRQETTEGVHAVGAAVTNSADEVIGALSVSGPAHRVKGEQLTEELPERVLSAVNELELHIEHSI; this is translated from the coding sequence ATGGCAAAAAAACCCAAAACCGGGGCACGGACGACCGAAACGTCGTTGGCGATCATCGACGCGATTCGTGAACTACGCGGGGGAACGATCGACGAGATTTCCGAGTATCTGGGACTATCGTCGAGCACCGTCCACCGGCATCTCGTTACCCTCCGCGAGCACAACTACGTCGTCCAGTCCGACGGCAGCTATCGTATTGGACTCCAGTTTCTCACCGTTGGCGGTCACGCACAGCGAACGACGACAGCGTATCCGATGATCAAGGAGAAAGTCGACGTTCTGGCCGCGGAAACCGGGGAGCGCGCGCAGTTCCTCGTCGAAGAGGACGGCGAACGCGTCTACCTTTACACGGAGGTCGGACAGAGCGCGGTGCAGACGGGTGCACACATCGGTCGGCGCGGGCCGCTTCACACGAGCGCCGCCGGGAAGTCGATCCTCGCGAACATGCCCGCCGAGCGGGTTGACGAGATCGTTGCCACCCATGGTCTTCAGGGCGTAAGCGAGAACACCATCACGACGCGTGCGGAACTCGAGGAGGAGTGTGAACGGATCCGCGAGCGGGGCTACGCTTTCAACCGTCAAGAGACGACCGAGGGAGTTCACGCGGTCGGTGCGGCGGTAACGAACTCGGCCGACGAGGTGATCGGCGCGCTGAGCGTCTCCGGGCCCGCTCACCGCGTCAAGGGCGAGCAGCTCACGGAGGAGCTTCCGGAGCGGGTGCTCAGTGCCGTCAACGAACTCGAACTCCACATCGAACACTCGATTTGA
- a CDS encoding DUF3006 family protein, translated as MTADGPVTCVVDRIVDGTTAVVLLEEDGDVVDQLDVDVETLPEACRHEGALFDATISDGGIVDPEHRPERERERRDRLQERFDRLSKRLDEK; from the coding sequence ATGACCGCCGACGGCCCCGTTACCTGCGTCGTCGATCGCATCGTCGACGGAACGACCGCCGTCGTCCTCCTCGAGGAAGACGGTGACGTCGTCGACCAGTTAGACGTCGACGTCGAGACGCTTCCCGAGGCGTGTCGCCACGAGGGGGCGCTGTTCGACGCGACGATTTCCGACGGGGGGATCGTCGACCCCGAACACCGACCGGAGCGCGAGCGTGAGCGTCGCGATCGTCTGCAGGAGCGGTTCGATCGGCTCTCGAAGCGACTCGACGAAAAGTGA
- the fmdA gene encoding formamidase, producing the protein MPETRFEVETDSDPDDQPGPTPHNRWHPDIPATVSVEPGETFRLEMLDWTGGQIDDDDNPNDIRDVELEQVHYLSGPVEVEGAEPGDLLKVELLDLGPLREMEWGFNGIFSQQNGGGFLTDHFPDAAKTIWDVDGTVVSSRHVPDVRYEGKIHPGLIGTAPSHELLKEWNAREGELIDRHENDPESIRNHPTGEAEPPVANPPTEEAALMGEMDPDEAEEAAAEGARTVPGRENGGNCDIKDLSLGTTIYFPVYVEGAKLSMGDMHASQGDGEISFCGGIEMAGYADLRVDVVKDGMEKHGVDHPIFQPGHRGPDYSDWVTFEGYSVTEDGEQRYMDAHVAYRRAALEAIDYLSNFGYSREQAYMLLSTVPVEGRINGIVDVPNVCATLSIPNEAFEFDITPESLDTVENRSRDVVTDDPL; encoded by the coding sequence ATGCCAGAAACACGCTTCGAAGTAGAGACGGACAGCGATCCGGACGACCAGCCGGGGCCGACGCCCCACAACCGGTGGCACCCGGATATCCCGGCGACGGTATCGGTGGAGCCGGGCGAAACCTTCCGACTGGAAATGCTCGACTGGACGGGCGGGCAGATCGACGACGACGATAACCCGAACGACATCCGGGACGTCGAGCTCGAGCAGGTTCATTACCTCAGCGGTCCCGTCGAGGTCGAGGGCGCCGAACCGGGGGATCTCCTCAAGGTCGAACTGCTCGATCTCGGCCCGCTCCGGGAGATGGAGTGGGGGTTCAACGGAATCTTCTCCCAGCAAAACGGTGGCGGGTTCCTGACCGACCACTTCCCAGACGCCGCGAAGACTATCTGGGACGTCGACGGAACCGTCGTCTCCTCTCGACACGTCCCCGACGTCAGGTACGAGGGGAAGATCCACCCGGGGCTGATCGGCACCGCACCCTCCCACGAGCTGCTCAAGGAGTGGAACGCCCGCGAGGGTGAACTGATCGACAGACACGAGAACGATCCGGAGTCGATCCGGAACCACCCCACCGGGGAGGCTGAACCGCCGGTAGCGAACCCGCCCACCGAGGAGGCGGCGCTGATGGGCGAGATGGATCCCGACGAGGCCGAGGAGGCCGCGGCGGAGGGCGCTCGAACCGTCCCTGGGCGAGAGAACGGCGGCAACTGCGACATCAAGGACCTCTCGCTGGGGACGACGATCTACTTCCCCGTCTACGTCGAGGGCGCGAAGCTCTCGATGGGCGATATGCACGCCTCCCAGGGCGACGGCGAGATCTCCTTCTGTGGCGGAATCGAGATGGCCGGCTACGCCGATCTCCGCGTCGATGTCGTCAAGGACGGGATGGAGAAACACGGCGTCGATCACCCGATCTTCCAGCCGGGCCACCGCGGCCCCGACTACTCGGACTGGGTCACCTTCGAGGGGTACTCGGTCACCGAGGACGGCGAGCAGCGATACATGGACGCCCACGTCGCCTACCGACGGGCCGCCCTCGAGGCTATCGACTACCTCTCGAACTTCGGCTACAGCCGCGAGCAGGCCTACATGCTGTTGAGCACCGTTCCCGTCGAGGGACGGATCAACGGCATCGTCGACGTCCCCAACGTCTGTGCGACGCTGTCGATCCCGAACGAGGCCTTCGAGTTCGACATCACGCCCGAATCCCTCGACACCGTCGAGAACCGCAGCCGGGACGTCGTCACCGACGACCCGCTCTGA